From Apteryx mantelli isolate bAptMan1 chromosome 30, bAptMan1.hap1, whole genome shotgun sequence, the proteins below share one genomic window:
- the LOC136994529 gene encoding cathepsin L2-like: MPGTMALPLGLLLAALGCAAALDSTLEEAWRGWKSLHAKEYPEDVEATRREVWEKNLRRIEEHNREQAQGRHTFRLGMNHYGDLTDEEFNQLLNGFAPGRQQGPGPLFRASAALRTPAEVDWRAKGYVTPVKNQGHCGSCWAFSATGALEGLVFNRTRKLVVLSEQNLIDCSRKLGNEGCGGGYVTRAFQYVHDNGGLNSEHVYPYLGTDASSCRYDPRDRAANCSAVRLVAPGSEAALEQAVAAVGPVSVAVDASSFHFHFYTSGIFSSAFCSQRVNHAMLAVGYGTSQQNGQSVAYWILKNSWSEVWGERGYIRLLKGVDNHCGVANQASFPVL, encoded by the exons ATG CCGGGCACCATGGCCctgcccctggggctgctgctggccgcgCTGGGCTGCGCCGCGGCGCTGGATTCCACCCTGGAGGAGGCCTGGAGGGGCTGGAAGAGCCTCCACGCGAAGGAGTACCCGGAG GACGTGGAGGCCACCCGTAGGGAGGTCTGGGAGAAGAACCTGCGGCGCATCGAGGAGCACAACCGGGAGCAGGCGCAGGGCAGACACACTTTCCGCCTGGGCATGAACCACTACGGAGACCTG ACGGACGAGGAGTTTAACCAGCTCCTGAACGGCTTCgccccggggcggcagcaggggccggggccgctcttCCGGGCTTCGGCGGCGCTGAGGACGCCGGCGGAGGTGGACTGGCGGGCGAAGGGCTACGTGACGCCCGTGAAGAACCAG GGGCACTGCGGGTCGTGCTGGGCCTTCAGCGCCACGGGGGCCCTCGAAGGCCTCGTCTTCAACCGCACGCGGAAGCTGGTGGTGCTGAGCGAGCAGAACCTCATCGACTGCTCCCGAAAGCTGGGCAAcgagggctgcggcggcggctacGTCACCCGGGCTTTCCAGTACGTGCACGACAACGGCGGCTTGAACTCGGAGCACGTCTACCCCTACCTGGGCACG gatgcCTCCAGCTGCCGCTACGACCCCCGGGACCGGGCCGCCAACTGCTCTGCCGTCCGGCTGGTGGCGCCGGGCAGCGAGGCGGCTCTGGAGCAGGCGGTGGCGGCTGTGGGCCCCGTGTCCGTGGCGGTGGACGCCAGCAGCTTCCACTTCCACTTCTACACGTCAG GCATCTTCAGCAGCGCGTTTTGCAGCCAGCGGGTGAACCACGCCATGCTGGCCGTGGGCTACGGCACGAGCCAGCAGAACGGGCAGAGCGTCGCCTACTGGATCTTAAAGAACAG CTGGTCGGAGGTGTGGGGCGAGCGGGGCTACATCCGCCTGCTCAAAGGAGTGGACAATCACTGCGGAGTGGCCAACCAGGCCAGCTTTCCTGTCCTGTGA